In Actinomycetota bacterium, the sequence GCGGAGTCAGTCTGACCGAACACGAATGTGCCCTTAGCGAAGTTGCCCTTACCTGTTCCCGAGCCGGTAGAGGTATAGGTGACCGTGAAATTAGTCTGAGAGCCGTTGTAGTCGGCTGCGCACTGCTGCATGAATACGGCGGGGAACGAAGCTCCACCGCCCGGAACAGTTTCGGCTGCATTAGCCGGCGCAACCATGGCAAGCCCCGAGGCTGCGATTGCGGTACCGGCGACGATCGCGAGTGTGCGACGCACTGAATCCTCCTTTGATGAATGTGATGACTGCAATTTCGAAGTTACGTAATTCACGTTGCCGGTCAGGGACTTATCTGTGACGCGCAGTCAACTCCAAGATGAACAGTGCGTGCCGAGATGAACAGAGGCTTAACCGAAGCGACCGTTCACATAATCGAGGGTGCGCTGATCCTGAGGCTGACCGAAGATGTCAGTAGTGAGTCCCTGCTCGACAATGTGCCCTGGCTCGCCTTCTTGCGCGAGAAAGAAGGCCGTGTTGTCCGCAACTCGCACTGCCTGCTGCATGTTGTGCGTCACGATTACGATCGTTACTTCCTTCGACAACTGTCGAATTGTCTCTTCGATCTTGAGCGTTGACGCTGGATCAAGCGCAGAGCATGGCTCATCCATCAGCAGAACACTCGGCTGAACTGCGAGAGCGCGCGCGATCACTAGGCGCTGCTGTTGGCCGCCTGACAAATCACCGGCAGCATGGCTGAGCCTGTCCTTGACTTCATTCCACAATCCTGCAGCCGTAAGAGTCTGCTCAACAATCTCGTCGTGATTCTCGCGCTTCATTCCTGAAAGTTTGAGGCCTGAAAGAACGTTGCCACGGATGGTCATGCTTGGGAATGGATTCGGCTTCTGAAAGACCATTCCGATCTGCAAGCGAATATGCACAGGGTCAATATCTGAACTGTAAATGTCCTTGCCTTCATACAGGACAGACCCAGCTAGGGCGGCGCCTGGGATCAACTCGTGCAGGCGATTCAACGTTCTGATGAAGGTCGATTTGCCGCAGCCTGACGGTCCGATAAGGGCTGTCACGGTGTTCTTGGGAAAGTCGATGTCGACGTTCTCCAAAACCTTTCGCTTGCCAAACCAGACACTCACATGTTCCGCGCGCAATTCGCTAGGGGCGGTCCGACGCGTAACAAGGAGATCCGATTCCATCATGGCGACTTCCTCGAATTCAGCTGTAGACATGGCCATCTCCTATTTCGCACGACCTACGCGTCCTCGGCCGAGGACGCGTGCAAGGGTGAACAGAATTGCAATCAGAATCATGAGGGCAAGCGCGGCACCCCACGCCCGAGCGACAGCGTCGGGATATGGGACGGCCACATTGTTGAAGATGTACACGGGGATTGAAGCGATCGCCTGCCCAAAGGGGTTGATCACTGTTCCATCGTTGTTCCCAGCAGCGAGCAGCAGAGGTGCTGTTTCGCCGATGACACGAGCGATGCCGAGCAGGATTGCTGTGATGATTCCCGTCTTCGCCGCAGGAAGCACTACGCGCATCACAGTGCGTGCTCGCGTGGAGCCGAGGGCCAGTGCACCCGTACGGAGTTCGTCCGGGATCAGCTTGAGCACTTCTTCTGCGGTGCGCGCCACTGTAGGCAGCATCAGGATCGCGTACGCGAGTCCGCCTGCGAAAGCGTTCTGGCTGAACCAACCAGTCGACACGGCAATAGTCAGGATGAACAAACCCGCCACTACTGAGGGCACCCCACTCATTGCTTGGACAAAGAAGCGCACGTATGGCACTGCCTTGCCACGAACTTCGGTGATGTACACGGCGGTGGCGATGCCGATAGGAACGGCGAGCAGCGAGGCAATCGCCACGACCAAGATGGTCCCGACAAGCGCATGACCGATGCCGCCATAGTCAAGGGGAGTACTCGGATTGATGTAGACGCTGTTTTGGTAGATGAAGTGAGCACTGAGCGCCCGTAGCCCGCGAACAAT encodes:
- the pstB gene encoding phosphate ABC transporter ATP-binding protein PstB, whose product is MESDLLVTRRTAPSELRAEHVSVWFGKRKVLENVDIDFPKNTVTALIGPSGCGKSTFIRTLNRLHELIPGAALAGSVLYEGKDIYSSDIDPVHIRLQIGMVFQKPNPFPSMTIRGNVLSGLKLSGMKRENHDEIVEQTLTAAGLWNEVKDRLSHAAGDLSGGQQQRLVIARALAVQPSVLLMDEPCSALDPASTLKIEETIRQLSKEVTIVIVTHNMQQAVRVADNTAFFLAQEGEPGHIVEQGLTTDIFGQPQDQRTLDYVNGRFG
- the pstA gene encoding phosphate ABC transporter permease PstA; the protein is MSTVTYQPGGPESMVQSPQRPWRHKPPSFTLAVGLAVAIPALISTGLFFFSPIPGALVLTVIYFPLQIVASGIAAWSTRGVRGIADSVIIVNAIGSTVFSIVVLVSLIGSLIVRGLRALSAHFIYQNSVYINPSTPLDYGGIGHALVGTILVVAIASLLAVPIGIATAVYITEVRGKAVPYVRFFVQAMSGVPSVVAGLFILTIAVSTGWFSQNAFAGGLAYAILMLPTVARTAEEVLKLIPDELRTGALALGSTRARTVMRVVLPAAKTGIITAILLGIARVIGETAPLLLAAGNNDGTVINPFGQAIASIPVYIFNNVAVPYPDAVARAWGAALALMILIAILFTLARVLGRGRVGRAK